From Streptosporangiales bacterium, one genomic window encodes:
- a CDS encoding alcohol dehydrogenase catalytic domain-containing protein, whose amino-acid sequence MTVEACGLCGSDVHAWRQDRGYEWVRTPVVLGHEVVGVVREVGAGVDPGLVGRRAVPISIDGCGTCSVCARGACHLCPARSVVGLSRDGGAAEQLVVPAGRLVVVPDDLPTELAVLLEPTSVATRAVSQLGGLRGGTRAVVSGPGPIGLLSAWLLRRRGVEVVVTGAGRDEAVRLPLARRLGLTAVTAGAGRLPFVPEVWVEASGSAAALQQAIEEVALRGTVMVVALFAEPPRFDASLLVRREVRVVGSYASLRADYEDAVRDLTDATDLRALVTTYPLADAVTALEATADGAVGKAVLIPNTATVGT is encoded by the coding sequence ATGACGGTCGAGGCCTGTGGTCTTTGCGGCAGCGACGTGCACGCGTGGCGCCAGGATCGCGGGTACGAATGGGTGCGTACGCCGGTGGTACTCGGCCACGAGGTGGTCGGCGTCGTGCGCGAGGTCGGTGCCGGCGTCGATCCCGGTCTGGTCGGGCGGCGCGCGGTCCCGATCAGCATCGATGGGTGCGGGACATGCAGTGTCTGTGCGCGCGGTGCGTGCCACCTGTGCCCCGCCAGATCCGTCGTCGGCCTCTCCAGGGATGGCGGTGCCGCAGAACAGCTCGTGGTGCCGGCCGGACGACTCGTCGTCGTCCCTGACGACCTGCCCACCGAGCTGGCGGTCCTGCTCGAGCCGACCTCGGTCGCGACGCGCGCCGTCAGCCAGCTCGGCGGCCTCCGCGGTGGCACCCGCGCCGTCGTGTCGGGGCCAGGACCGATCGGCCTGCTGTCGGCCTGGCTGTTGCGGCGCCGCGGTGTCGAGGTCGTCGTCACAGGAGCCGGCCGTGACGAGGCGGTACGGTTGCCGCTCGCCCGCCGGTTGGGTTTGACAGCTGTGACCGCGGGCGCGGGGCGGTTGCCGTTCGTCCCCGAAGTCTGGGTCGAGGCCTCGGGCAGTGCCGCCGCTCTGCAACAGGCGATCGAGGAGGTCGCCCTGCGCGGCACGGTGATGGTGGTGGCACTGTTCGCCGAGCCGCCACGGTTCGACGCGAGTCTGCTGGTGCGACGCGAGGTGCGTGTCGTCGGCTCGTACGCATCCCTGCGCGCCGACTACGAGGATGCCGTGCGCGACCTCACGGATGCGACCGATCTCCGTGCGCTCGTCACGACCTACCCGCTCGCGGACGCCGTTACGGCGCTCGAGGCAACCGCCGACGGCGCGGTCGGCAAGGCCGTACTGATCCCGAACACTGCGACTGTGGGGACCTGA
- a CDS encoding ATP-binding cassette domain-containing protein, producing MLEVENARVYYGQFLALEDVSLTLPDRGITALIGANAAGKTTTLRVISGVLPLRSGRVRSDGSDLAGCSPEERVRRGIVHVPEGRKLFGTLTVEENLLVGGYQRRKSTSYRKTLDRVYDLFPRLAERRDQPAGSLSGGEQQMCAVGRGLMAQPRLLLIDEMSLGLAPVVVKSMFEFVRQVAAEDVSVLIVEQQVQHALLVADHATIIDKGVTTRSGTASDLRDDPVVKEAYLGV from the coding sequence ATGCTTGAGGTCGAGAACGCCAGGGTGTACTACGGCCAGTTCCTGGCCCTCGAGGACGTCAGCTTGACGTTGCCAGACCGCGGGATCACCGCGTTGATCGGGGCCAACGCGGCCGGCAAGACGACGACGCTACGCGTCATCAGCGGCGTGCTCCCGCTGCGGTCGGGTCGGGTCAGGTCCGACGGCTCCGACCTTGCCGGGTGCTCCCCGGAGGAACGGGTTCGCCGTGGCATCGTGCACGTCCCCGAAGGGCGCAAGCTGTTCGGCACGCTCACCGTCGAGGAGAACCTGCTGGTCGGTGGGTACCAGCGGCGCAAGAGCACGTCGTACCGGAAGACCCTGGACCGCGTCTACGACCTGTTCCCGAGACTGGCCGAGCGGCGGGACCAGCCAGCCGGCTCACTGTCCGGAGGCGAGCAACAGATGTGTGCGGTCGGGCGCGGCCTGATGGCACAGCCCCGACTGCTGCTGATCGACGAGATGTCGCTCGGTCTGGCGCCGGTCGTCGTGAAGTCGATGTTCGAGTTCGTACGGCAGGTCGCGGCCGAGGACGTCTCGGTGCTGATCGTGGAACAACAGGTGCAACATGCGCTGTTGGTGGCAGACCACGCCACGATCATCGACAAGGGCGTGACGACGCGCAGCGGCACGGCGAGCGACCTGCGTGACGACCCTGTCGTCAAAGAGGCCTACCTTGGCGTCTGA
- a CDS encoding ABC transporter substrate-binding protein, giving the protein MPDPSAFSQRRQTGVRSQRCHPQPARCHPSDGSPRWPAPPRWSACGGGQGSGDDGPVEIAALYPTSGPLALLGEESWRGAKIAAKLRNADGGIDGRDVKLVKADVPDVNAATSEARRLLTKERLDLAIGTYSSSLALAASEVYARGRGTYAELGAITTDYSTRDYDSVWRTNPPADRFASTQVDFITDWVAGAVDKDVSDLKVALVHEDSSYGSSVARSARTEAKDAGITDISFAPYNAEASDLSSVVLRLKKAKPDIVIAVSYASDAILLARQMKQNNVVVPAFIGTGGGHTLKSFGKTVGDAAEGIFNVDFTQYAVKREATPGLDKFVKAYREEYGEEPASGHSLTNYMGANAVFNILEQTGGDTSTGAFGKAAGEYTKKAGTTATGWGVDFDENGQNSLANPYVMQWRDGTLETVWPKRVATKEPVLAK; this is encoded by the coding sequence CTGCCTGACCCGAGCGCGTTCTCGCAGCGCCGGCAAACAGGAGTAAGGAGTCAACGATGTCATCCACAGCCCGCCCGGTGCCATCCGTCAGACGGCTCGCCGCGCTGGCCAGCGCCGCCGCGATGGTCCGCCTGCGGAGGCGGCCAGGGTTCGGGCGACGACGGACCGGTTGAGATCGCCGCACTCTACCCGACGAGCGGCCCGCTGGCGCTGCTCGGTGAGGAGAGCTGGCGCGGTGCCAAGATCGCGGCGAAGCTGCGCAACGCCGACGGTGGGATCGACGGCAGGGACGTCAAACTGGTCAAGGCAGACGTCCCCGACGTGAACGCGGCGACGTCGGAGGCCCGGCGGTTGCTCACCAAGGAGCGCCTCGACCTGGCGATCGGTACCTACTCCTCCTCACTGGCGCTTGCCGCGTCCGAGGTGTACGCCAGGGGCCGCGGAACCTACGCCGAGCTGGGCGCGATCACCACCGACTACAGCACCCGGGACTACGACAGCGTGTGGCGCACCAACCCGCCGGCAGACAGGTTCGCGTCCACTCAGGTGGACTTCATCACCGACTGGGTCGCCGGTGCAGTCGACAAGGACGTGTCCGATCTGAAGGTCGCACTCGTGCACGAGGACTCGTCGTACGGCTCCTCGGTGGCTCGCTCCGCGAGAACGGAGGCCAAGGACGCGGGTATCACCGACATCTCGTTCGCGCCGTACAACGCCGAGGCGTCCGACCTGTCCTCGGTCGTACTGCGGCTGAAGAAGGCGAAGCCCGACATCGTCATCGCAGTGTCGTACGCGTCGGATGCCATTCTGTTGGCCAGGCAGATGAAGCAGAACAATGTCGTCGTGCCCGCGTTCATCGGCACCGGTGGTGGGCACACCCTGAAGAGCTTCGGCAAGACCGTTGGGGACGCCGCGGAAGGTATCTTCAACGTGGACTTCACCCAGTACGCGGTGAAGCGGGAGGCGACGCCTGGCCTCGACAAGTTCGTCAAGGCCTATCGGGAGGAGTACGGCGAGGAGCCGGCCAGCGGCCACTCACTCACCAACTACATGGGTGCCAACGCCGTCTTCAACATCCTCGAGCAGACCGGCGGTGACACGAGCACGGGTGCATTCGGCAAGGCCGCAGGCGAGTACACCAAGAAGGCCGGGACCACGGCCACCGGATGGGGCGTCGACTTCGACGAGAACGGCCAGAACTCGTTGGCCAACCCCTACGTCATGCAGTGGCGTGACGGCACACTCGAGACCGTCTGGCCGAAACGCGTCGCGACCAAGGAACCCGTACTGGCGAAGTGA
- a CDS encoding SDR family NAD(P)-dependent oxidoreductase encodes MHTSRCRRSSAWCKSYRRQGRGRSRSTSSVPAPVPIAKILRRSDEQPDRRRHRLGRRYRQQARRRVHRALRHRDGPGLRRRFDVADPAGCRKAVAEILARHGRVDVLCNNAGVGAAGDAVEATAEDWQRVFAVNVYGAAHMTAAVLPAMREAGRGVIVNTCSVAATVGLPDRVVYSASKGALLALTRAVAADEIHHGIRVNAVSPGTRRRPMGAAQRRGGGRRRVVHGRDAPAAAHR; translated from the coding sequence TTGCACACTTCAAGGTGCCGAAGGAGTTCCGCCTGGTGCAAGAGCTACCGAAGACAGGGACGGGGAAGATCCAGAAGTACGTCCTCCGTTCCCGCGCCAGTGCCGATCGCGAAGATCCTACGGAGGTCGGATGAGCAACCGGATCGTCGTCGTCACCGGCTCGGCCGGCGGTATCGGCAGCAAGCTCGTCGACGCGTTCACCGCGCTCTCCGACACCGTGACGGGCCTGGACTACGTAGACGGTTCGACGTCGCCGACCCGGCCGGCTGCCGCAAGGCAGTCGCCGAGATCCTCGCCCGGCACGGCCGCGTCGACGTGCTGTGCAACAACGCCGGTGTCGGCGCCGCGGGTGACGCCGTCGAGGCAACCGCAGAGGACTGGCAGCGAGTCTTCGCCGTCAACGTGTACGGCGCGGCCCACATGACCGCCGCGGTGCTCCCTGCCATGCGGGAAGCCGGTCGGGGTGTCATCGTGAACACCTGCTCGGTCGCCGCGACAGTCGGCCTGCCCGATCGGGTGGTGTACTCAGCATCGAAGGGCGCATTGCTCGCACTGACCCGGGCCGTCGCCGCAGACGAGATACACCACGGCATCCGGGTGAACGCCGTGTCACCGGGAACCCGTCGACGGCCCATGGGTGCGGCGCAACGCCGAGGCGGCGGACGACGCCGAGTGGTTCATGGCCGCGATGCGCCAGCGGCAGCCCACCGGTGA
- a CDS encoding aldehyde dehydrogenase family protein, which yields MSTPAASVETTGTLVAGELVVDGSSDPIEVLDPADLRRVVGRVPAMGPAELQRVFDAAERAAPSWRSAGHIARGEVLRETANRLRADAGRLTELVVREMGKTRAEAAVEVVKAADFFEYYAGLCRLPFGQLLPDARPGTLASVRHEPLGVVLLITPWNDPLLTPARKLAPALAAGNADVVKPATNTPLIVLELARILQAAGLPDGVLNTVTGRGAEIGDSLLDHPSLRAVSFTGSTPVGLHLQRQLAGRQIRMQTEMGGKNATAVLATADLDAAARAIAAGAFAQAGQRCTATARVAVRDVADGLVAGLVELAGEIRVGSGLAEGVTMGPVVSREHRDQVVEHVERAVAERAHVLTGGSAAPAGAPEYGAFVAPTVLRAEPGQRIWQDEVFGPVLAVYEVADEQEALQAVNDSSYGLSSSVFTNDLGAAERFVEGVETGQVSVNQPTTGWDVHHPFGGFRDSGSPFKEQGLDALQFYTRTKTVAQWFL from the coding sequence ATGAGCACGCCAGCCGCATCCGTCGAGACGACCGGCACCCTCGTCGCAGGTGAGCTGGTAGTCGACGGCTCCAGTGACCCCATCGAGGTACTCGACCCGGCCGATCTGAGGCGCGTGGTTGGCCGGGTGCCGGCTATGGGACCGGCCGAGCTGCAGCGGGTGTTCGACGCCGCCGAGCGCGCGGCGCCGAGCTGGCGCAGCGCGGGCCACATCGCGCGCGGTGAGGTGCTCAGGGAGACTGCGAACCGGCTGCGTGCCGACGCCGGTCGGCTCACCGAGCTGGTGGTGCGCGAGATGGGTAAGACTCGCGCCGAGGCGGCCGTCGAGGTGGTCAAGGCGGCCGACTTCTTCGAGTACTACGCCGGGTTGTGCCGGCTCCCGTTCGGTCAGCTGCTCCCGGACGCCCGCCCGGGCACCCTTGCGTCGGTCCGGCACGAACCGCTGGGCGTGGTCCTGCTCATCACCCCGTGGAACGACCCGCTGCTCACCCCCGCGCGCAAGCTCGCGCCGGCCCTGGCCGCCGGTAACGCGGACGTGGTCAAACCCGCGACGAACACGCCCTTGATCGTGCTCGAGCTGGCCAGGATCCTGCAGGCGGCCGGACTGCCCGACGGAGTACTGAACACCGTTACCGGCCGCGGCGCGGAGATCGGCGACAGCCTGCTCGACCATCCGTCCCTTCGCGCGGTGAGTTTCACCGGTTCCACCCCGGTAGGCCTGCATCTGCAGCGGCAGCTGGCCGGTAGGCAGATTCGGATGCAGACCGAGATGGGTGGCAAGAACGCCACGGCGGTCCTCGCCACGGCCGATCTGGACGCCGCTGCCCGGGCGATCGCCGCCGGGGCGTTCGCCCAAGCGGGTCAGCGGTGCACTGCTACCGCACGCGTCGCGGTGCGCGACGTCGCTGACGGGCTCGTGGCCGGGCTGGTCGAACTGGCCGGAGAAATCCGGGTCGGCAGCGGTCTGGCCGAGGGCGTGACGATGGGCCCGGTGGTGAGCCGGGAACATCGTGACCAGGTCGTCGAACACGTCGAACGTGCCGTGGCCGAGCGGGCCCACGTCCTCACCGGTGGCTCGGCGGCGCCTGCGGGCGCCCCTGAGTACGGAGCGTTCGTCGCGCCAACCGTACTGCGGGCGGAACCCGGCCAGCGGATCTGGCAGGACGAGGTGTTCGGCCCGGTGCTGGCGGTGTACGAGGTCGCCGACGAGCAGGAGGCACTGCAAGCGGTCAACGACTCGTCGTACGGCCTGTCCAGCTCGGTCTTCACCAACGACCTCGGTGCTGCCGAGCGGTTCGTGGAGGGCGTCGAGACCGGTCAGGTGTCGGTGAACCAACCCACCACGGGGTGGGACGTACACCATCCGTTCGGTGGGTTCCGCGACTCGGGGTCGCCGTTCAAGGAGCAGGGCCTGGACGCGCTCCAGTTCTACACGCGCACCAAGACCGTCGCACAGTGGTTCTTGTGA
- a CDS encoding alcohol dehydrogenase catalytic domain-containing protein has product MRALTKLGPAAIDLVDRPARALDAGLVRLEVTATGVCGTDLHLAADEYPCEPPVTMGHEITGIVTEVGSGVSPTWIGRQVACETYFSACETCRECRDGRRNLCRSRRSLGSFEDGGFAPEVVLPALNLHVLPPGLEPVLGVLCEPLACLCNCLLDPSRIAAGDRVLVIGPGALGLLAVQLAAAQGARVTCAGLPADRRRLDVSADLGAQVTTDPPDEETFDVVVECSGAAGGIAAALRAARRRARIVQVGIRGSDLEVPWDLILYKELEVSSGFGSTPASWRRAMDLVAAGSVRLDGLVSDLVPLTEWRRAFALVGSPETIKVALDPQH; this is encoded by the coding sequence GTGAGAGCACTGACCAAGCTGGGGCCCGCGGCCATCGACCTGGTCGACCGGCCGGCACGTGCCCTCGACGCGGGACTCGTCAGGCTCGAAGTGACCGCGACAGGTGTCTGTGGCACCGACCTGCACCTCGCCGCGGACGAGTATCCCTGCGAGCCGCCGGTGACCATGGGCCACGAGATCACCGGGATCGTGACCGAGGTCGGCTCCGGTGTCTCGCCCACGTGGATCGGTCGCCAGGTCGCGTGCGAGACCTACTTCTCCGCATGCGAGACCTGCCGGGAATGCCGCGACGGTCGACGGAACCTGTGCCGGTCACGGCGTTCGCTCGGGTCGTTCGAGGATGGCGGCTTCGCGCCCGAGGTGGTGCTGCCCGCACTCAACCTGCACGTGTTGCCACCGGGGCTCGAGCCGGTGCTGGGCGTCCTGTGCGAGCCGCTGGCGTGCCTGTGCAACTGTCTGCTCGACCCGTCCAGGATCGCGGCGGGCGACCGGGTCCTGGTGATCGGCCCCGGCGCCCTCGGGCTGCTCGCCGTGCAGCTGGCAGCCGCACAGGGAGCGCGGGTCACCTGCGCCGGCCTGCCTGCCGACCGGCGGCGCTTGGACGTGTCCGCTGACCTCGGCGCCCAGGTGACGACGGACCCTCCGGACGAGGAAACCTTCGACGTGGTCGTCGAGTGCTCCGGCGCTGCCGGAGGCATCGCCGCGGCTCTGCGGGCCGCCCGGCGCAGGGCCCGGATCGTCCAGGTAGGGATCCGGGGCTCGGACCTCGAGGTGCCGTGGGACCTCATCCTGTACAAGGAGCTCGAGGTGTCCTCCGGGTTCGGCAGCACGCCGGCGTCCTGGCGCCGGGCGATGGACCTCGTCGCCGCCGGTTCGGTACGGCTGGACGGACTGGTCAGCGACCTCGTGCCGCTCACCGAATGGCGGCGCGCATTTGCTCTGGTCGGCTCGCCGGAGACGATCAAGGTTGCCCTGGACCCGCAGCACTGA
- a CDS encoding SDR family oxidoreductase translates to MTSQQTVLLSGAAGGIGSAIAHRLHGRGARVVLADLDRAAVDELAAALEPSGSRERVLPVQLDAASRASNDDAVAAAVARYGGFDHVVVGVGRYPEVAVTEMTDEQWCECLSVNLDGAFYLVRSAIPHLRPGGSVVALTSMAGHRGSRNHAHYAASKGALLSFVRSLAWELGPQVRANAVAPGIIETTMTDGLRSAQGDHLLRSTPLGRFGRPQEVAAVVAFLCSEDAAFVTGEVIHVNGGLHMA, encoded by the coding sequence GTGACATCCCAGCAGACGGTCCTGCTCTCCGGCGCGGCCGGCGGTATCGGCAGTGCGATCGCACACCGGTTGCACGGACGTGGGGCGCGTGTGGTGCTCGCCGACCTAGACCGGGCCGCCGTCGACGAACTGGCGGCCGCACTCGAGCCGTCCGGAAGCCGGGAGCGCGTGCTGCCGGTGCAGCTGGACGCCGCGTCGCGGGCGAGCAACGATGACGCGGTAGCGGCTGCGGTGGCGCGTTACGGCGGGTTCGACCACGTCGTGGTCGGGGTCGGCCGTTATCCAGAGGTCGCGGTGACCGAGATGACCGACGAGCAGTGGTGCGAGTGCCTGTCGGTGAACCTCGACGGCGCGTTCTACTTGGTCAGGTCGGCGATCCCGCACCTGCGTCCCGGCGGCTCCGTGGTGGCACTGACCTCGATGGCCGGGCACCGCGGCAGCCGCAACCATGCCCACTACGCGGCGTCCAAGGGCGCGCTGCTCTCGTTCGTGCGCAGTCTCGCGTGGGAGCTGGGTCCGCAGGTGCGGGCAAACGCGGTGGCCCCGGGGATCATCGAGACAACGATGACGGATGGCTTGCGCAGCGCGCAGGGTGACCACCTGTTGCGCAGCACACCGTTGGGCCGGTTCGGCCGCCCCCAGGAGGTCGCCGCGGTGGTGGCGTTCCTGTGCAGCGAGGACGCGGCATTCGTCACCGGCGAGGTGATCCACGTCAATGGCGGCCTGCACATGGCCTGA
- a CDS encoding amino acid synthesis family protein, translating to MQTEIRKYVQFEEEVHQEHGRSVTPVLTRVVVGAVARNPLAGQASTDIAPLVELSVALGEALTQRALARLGDAATLRAYGKAALIGVNGDLEHGAALIHPKLGMAMRATLRRGKVLIPGNAKVGAAGTPIDLVFGPLDEGWDLDAMDSLPVTVPDAPRPDELVVFVGYATGPRPNARAEGPSQAEVDALLASFTE from the coding sequence ATGCAGACGGAGATCCGTAAGTACGTGCAGTTCGAGGAGGAGGTGCACCAAGAGCACGGTCGCTCGGTGACCCCTGTGCTCACCCGGGTGGTGGTGGGTGCCGTCGCTCGTAACCCCCTGGCAGGTCAGGCGTCGACCGACATCGCGCCGCTCGTGGAGCTGTCGGTCGCGCTCGGCGAGGCTCTCACCCAACGTGCCTTGGCGCGCCTGGGTGACGCGGCCACCCTCCGTGCGTACGGCAAAGCAGCGCTCATCGGCGTGAACGGCGATCTCGAGCACGGTGCGGCGTTGATCCACCCCAAGCTCGGTATGGCTATGCGGGCTACGTTGCGGCGCGGCAAGGTGCTGATCCCGGGCAACGCGAAGGTCGGTGCTGCCGGCACACCCATCGACCTCGTCTTCGGCCCGCTCGACGAGGGCTGGGATCTCGACGCGATGGACAGCCTTCCGGTCACCGTCCCCGACGCGCCGCGCCCCGACGAGCTGGTCGTGTTCGTCGGCTACGCAACCGGTCCGCGTCCCAACGCGCGCGCCGAGGGCCCGTCACAGGCCGAGGTGGACGCGCTTCTCGCGTCGTTCACGGAGTAG
- a CDS encoding zinc-binding dehydrogenase — protein MADRVVVHERCVTRVPQVLDEVHAAAVPEAFVTAHDAIRSQAALAPGEVLVVNGATGGVGTAAVQIAVVSGATVVGVTRGDAGRELLTRLGAVPAAADEVAARVADVSGGRGADVVLELVGAVNLERNLELLATRGRIAVVGVGAGRVTEIDLRTLMVRRAHLVGTVLRARPVEEKAAAVRAFEREVVPHLSAGRISPVVDRTFRAADVHAAFDHMAGSGKRGKVLLDFHGAP, from the coding sequence CTGGCGGACCGGGTGGTCGTGCACGAGCGTTGTGTCACCCGGGTGCCCCAAGTGCTCGACGAGGTGCACGCTGCGGCCGTCCCCGAGGCCTTTGTCACCGCACACGACGCGATCCGTAGTCAGGCCGCGCTCGCGCCCGGCGAGGTGCTCGTGGTCAACGGCGCGACCGGCGGTGTCGGTACTGCCGCGGTACAGATCGCCGTCGTCTCCGGTGCGACCGTTGTCGGGGTGACGCGCGGCGACGCCGGGCGCGAGCTGTTGACCCGACTCGGTGCGGTCCCCGCCGCTGCCGACGAGGTGGCCGCCCGGGTCGCCGACGTCTCCGGAGGGCGCGGAGCGGACGTGGTGCTCGAACTGGTCGGCGCGGTGAACCTCGAGCGCAACCTCGAGCTGCTTGCGACGCGCGGCCGGATCGCGGTTGTCGGCGTCGGTGCCGGCCGAGTCACCGAGATCGACCTGCGTACCTTGATGGTGCGTCGCGCCCACCTCGTCGGCACGGTACTGCGGGCGCGCCCGGTCGAGGAGAAGGCAGCGGCCGTCCGCGCGTTCGAGCGCGAGGTGGTGCCACATCTGTCGGCCGGACGGATCAGTCCCGTGGTGGACCGCACCTTCCGTGCCGCGGACGTGCATGCCGCGTTCGATCACATGGCCGGCAGCGGCAAGCGAGGCAAGGTGCTCCTCGACTTCCACGGTGCGCCGTGA
- a CDS encoding alcohol dehydrogenase catalytic domain-containing protein, which translates to MAACTWPEQSSGPARRKEESHARCGVHRCRRQRGRLAGGTRRSAPVGEEVLVAVTYAGINPADRQQRDGNYPPSPGAPRDIPGLEVAGTVTAVGERVLGVQPGDRVMGLVSGGGWRTGWSCTSVVSPGCPKCSTRCTLRPSPRPLSPHTTRSVVRPRSRPARCSWSTARPAVSVLPRYRSPSSPVRPLSG; encoded by the coding sequence ATGGCGGCCTGCACATGGCCTGAGCAGTCGTCCGGTCCAGCCAGGAGGAAAGAGGAGAGCCATGCGCGCTGTGGTGTACACCGGTGCCGGAGGCAACGAGGTCGTCTCGCTGGTGGAACGCGACGATCCGCACCGGTGGGCGAAGAGGTACTGGTCGCCGTGACCTACGCCGGGATCAACCCGGCCGACCGGCAGCAGCGGGACGGGAACTACCCACCGTCGCCAGGTGCACCTCGTGACATCCCGGGCCTCGAGGTTGCCGGCACGGTGACCGCGGTGGGCGAAAGGGTCCTCGGTGTCCAGCCCGGTGACCGGGTGATGGGTCTCGTGTCCGGCGGCGGCTGGCGGACCGGGTGGTCGTGCACGAGCGTTGTGTCACCCGGGTGCCCCAAGTGCTCGACGAGGTGCACGCTGCGGCCGTCCCCGAGGCCTTTGTCACCGCACACGACGCGATCCGTAGTCAGGCCGCGCTCGCGCCCGGCGAGGTGCTCGTGGTCAACGGCGCGACCGGCGGTGTCGGTACTGCCGCGGTACAGATCGCCGTCGTCTCCGGTGCGACCGTTGTCGGGGTGA
- a CDS encoding branched-chain amino acid ABC transporter permease: MQTLIQTLVAGVLLGGVYALVSVGLNLMFGVVRIINFAHGELVMAGMYLTFWLWALWGVDPYVSLLIVTPVMFLVGLVLQRVVIQPIQGSSAVMKIFMTVGVSIVLQNLALYLWDGEHRSVNSATSGAVLQVAEIAISVPRLIAFGGALLLVAALFHLMNRTLTGKVLRSIAEDRSTAVLMGVPVKRFYLAATGLTAVLAGVAGSLLTPFTSVFPLFGVHMTLIAFIVVVIGGMGNMVGAVVGGILLGGVETLAGTYIAPALQQVVLFVLFIVVVLLRPQGLFGAGAGSEEVGLK, from the coding sequence ATGCAGACCTTGATCCAGACCCTGGTGGCTGGGGTGCTGCTCGGCGGCGTCTACGCTCTGGTCAGCGTCGGTCTCAACCTGATGTTCGGCGTGGTGCGGATCATCAACTTCGCGCACGGCGAGCTCGTGATGGCGGGGATGTACCTCACCTTCTGGCTCTGGGCGTTGTGGGGTGTGGATCCGTACGTCTCGCTGCTGATCGTGACGCCCGTGATGTTCCTGGTCGGGCTGGTACTCCAGCGTGTCGTTATCCAACCGATCCAGGGTTCCTCGGCGGTCATGAAGATCTTCATGACCGTCGGGGTGTCCATCGTGCTGCAGAACCTGGCGCTCTATCTCTGGGACGGTGAGCACCGGTCGGTCAACTCCGCGACCTCCGGTGCGGTGCTGCAGGTGGCGGAGATCGCCATCTCGGTGCCCCGGCTCATCGCGTTCGGCGGTGCCTTGCTGCTCGTCGCCGCACTGTTCCACCTGATGAACCGGACGCTCACCGGCAAGGTGTTGCGTTCGATCGCAGAGGACCGTTCCACCGCGGTACTGATGGGCGTTCCGGTGAAGCGGTTCTACCTCGCGGCGACCGGGCTCACCGCCGTGCTCGCCGGCGTGGCAGGCAGCCTCCTCACCCCGTTCACGTCGGTGTTCCCGCTGTTCGGCGTGCACATGACGTTGATCGCGTTCATCGTGGTCGTCATCGGGGGGATGGGGAACATGGTCGGTGCGGTGGTGGGCGGCATCTTGCTCGGCGGCGTGGAGACGCTGGCCGGAACGTACATCGCCCCCGCACTGCAGCAGGTGGTGCTCTTCGTGCTGTTCATCGTCGTCGTGTTGTTGCGTCCACAGGGCCTGTTCGGCGCCGGTGCCGGATCCGAAGAGGTGGGGCTGAAATGA
- a CDS encoding SDR family oxidoreductase — protein MTSFRPDEFALDGRRFLVTGGSRGLGKAMAEGLVAAGARVLAVARGADEGSEGDLHQLAVDVSDRDGLPRLVDRGEELLGGVLDGVVHAAGVQHRSPAVEFAAAEWDRVVATNLTAPFALSQEVGRRQLAAELPGSHVFVASLTSQLGLPNVAAYAATKSGVMGVVRTLAVEWAVYGIRVNAVAPGYFRTQLTEDLFRDDEARARLSQRVPMQRFGQPTDLCGPVVFLVSAASSYVTGQLLTVDGGWTAA, from the coding sequence ATGACGAGCTTCCGGCCTGACGAGTTCGCCCTCGACGGCCGCCGGTTCCTGGTGACCGGCGGCAGCAGGGGGCTTGGCAAGGCGATGGCCGAGGGCCTCGTTGCAGCAGGTGCCCGCGTCCTCGCCGTTGCCAGGGGTGCCGACGAAGGCAGCGAGGGAGACCTGCACCAGCTGGCCGTCGATGTGTCGGATCGAGACGGTCTCCCGCGCCTGGTGGACCGCGGCGAGGAGCTGCTCGGTGGGGTGCTCGACGGCGTCGTGCACGCCGCCGGCGTCCAGCATCGTTCGCCCGCGGTGGAGTTCGCGGCCGCGGAGTGGGACCGGGTGGTCGCGACCAACCTCACGGCACCGTTCGCGCTCAGCCAGGAGGTCGGCCGGCGCCAGCTGGCCGCCGAGCTGCCGGGCTCGCACGTCTTCGTCGCCTCGCTGACCTCGCAGCTCGGGCTGCCCAACGTCGCCGCTTACGCGGCGACCAAGAGCGGCGTGATGGGCGTGGTGCGCACTCTCGCTGTCGAATGGGCGGTGTACGGCATCCGGGTCAACGCGGTCGCCCCTGGCTACTTCCGCACCCAGCTGACCGAAGACTTGTTCCGCGACGACGAGGCGCGGGCACGTCTCTCGCAGCGGGTCCCGATGCAGCGGTTCGGCCAGCCGACGGACCTGTGCGGCCCCGTTGTGTTCCTGGTCTCGGCCGCCTCCAGTTATGTGACGGGGCAACTGCTCACGGTCGACGGCGGCTGGACAGCTGCCTGA